A window of Desulfobulbus oralis genomic DNA:
GACGGCGGCAGATGCGGCTCTGACCCAGCGTGTGCAGCAGATCCGGCATGGCGGGCCCGGCTGCCTGGCCGGTGAGCAGGGTGCGCATCGCGTTCATGATCGTGCCCGGCTTTACGCCCTGTTCCTCCTCCATCGCCCGACACAGCTGCTCCGCAGCCTCGCCGCTGAACCTGGCCAGGGCGGCCAGGCGGCCGGACAGCTCGGGCAGCCAATTTTTCAGTCGCGGCTCCTTGAGCACGCGCTTTTGCAGAGTCTTTTCGTCAATGGCAAAGTCATCGGCAAAATAGGCGCGTCCCAGGCTGGCAAAGTCGTTTAAGGTGTGGAAACGGTCACGAGTCAAAACCAGGGTGTCCAGATACCACTGCCGCCTTGCGCCGCCTGCCGCGAAATCCTCCTGCCAGATGCCGGCCTTTTCCAGCACCGGCTGCACCAGCCTGGCCAGCTCTTCCGGGTCCAGCGTGCGCAGGTAGTGCTCGTTCATGGCAATGAGCTTGGGATCGGTGAAGAACTTGGCGTCGCCCGGCTGGTAGTTGAAGACCGCGTTGGCCCGGTTGATGCGGTCCAGAGAGAAAGCGGCAAGCATCTCCTCCCGGGTGAAATACTCCTGACCTGTGCCCGGATTCCAGCCCAGAAGGGCCAGGAAATTGCAGAGCGCCCAGGGCAGAAAGCCGCGTTCCTCATAGAACTGCACGGCCACGATTTCGCCGTGCTTGCGCTTGGAGATTTTCTGTTTCTGCACGTCCAGGGTCAGGGGAATATGGGCAAAGACCGGCAGCGGCGCGCCCAGGGCCTCGTACAGCAAAACCTGGCGCGTGGTGTTGGTCATATGATCCTGGCCGCGGATGATGTGGGTGATGCGGTCGCGGATGTCGTCCACCACGTTGCAGAGCAGGTAGAGCGGCTGACCGTTGGAGCGCACGATGACAAAATCCTCGATGTCTGCGTAGGCGCGCTCGATGCGGCCCAGTACCTGGTCGTCGTAAAACAGGTTGCCGCTGCGTTCCGGCACCCGGAAGCGGATGACACAGGGCCGGCCATCGGCTTCCAGGCGGGCGATCTCTTCGGGCGACAGATGACGGCAATGGCCGTCATAGCCGGGGTTGCGTTTTTCGGCAAGCGCCCGCTGGCGCTTGGCCTCCAGCTCCTCTTTCGTGCAGAAGCATTTGTAGGCCAGACCCCGCTCCAGCAGGCGCCGGGCAGCGGCCATGTGTTCCCTGGTGAAGTCGGTCTGGAAATAGGGTCCTTCGTCCCAGTCCAGATTCAGCCACCGCAGGCCGCTGATGATGCCGTCGATGGCAGCTTGGGTGCTGCGTTCTTCATCGGTGTCTTCGATGCGCAGCACCAGCTTGCCGCCATGCTGGCGGGCAAAGAGCCAGTTGTAGAGGGCGGTGCGGGCGCCGCCGATGTGCAGATATCCGGTGGGACTGGGGGGAAAGCGAACGCGGACTTCTTCGGCCATGACGACTCCCTGGCGCTGATTGTTGGGGCAAGCACAAGTTGTCCTTTATACCTGTTTGCCGGGGCTTCTTCAAGAGAGGGGCAGAGCAAGCGTACCATTTTTTGCAGATGCTCCATGCGGCCGGGACAGGCGGGGCCAAGTCCGCCCTGTGGCTCCAGCGCAGCGGCTCGTGCGGCCGGAGTGAGGAAAAGCCCATGAAGCGCCATGTCCCGGCTGGCGAGCCTTACCCGCGGCATGCCAGCTTTCTACAGGGCGGATGGCCGTGCCAGGCAAAGGTCATGAACGCATGGGACAGATGGGGCGCAGAACAGGGACAGCGGGAACGGGCAGGCGCATGGCCGGTGGGCAGGGCCGGGTGCGGAGAGAGCGAAAAAATGCCCGGACATGCCGAATTCGGGCTTCGGAGAGGGCAGGGCCAAAGAGAGGACTGTCAGGCAATGCGCTCTGGTGTTGCAGGGCAAGCAGTAGCAATTCAGAAAAGCCAGGCTCGAATCGTTCTTGTTCCGGGCTGAGACCGCCTGCCAGAGCCTGTTCCGGGTTTTATTCCTTTTTGTCGGCAGAGGCCAACAGCGAGCAGTACGGACAATCTTTGGTTTTGTTGCTGCAGTTCTGAGCTACAAACTGGGAGAAATCCGTCCCTGCCGCGGCCGTGCCCCCGGGACAGCGTTCCACATAGTCCGCGTATTTGCGGAAACGTTCCATCACGGTCTTGGAAACTGTGTGCTCCATCTTGCAGGCAGTACGGTCCGCCTCTTCGGCATCCACGCCCAGCACCTTTTCCAGGAAAGAGCGGAGCGCCGTGTGGCGGCCGAAAATTTCCTTGGCCATGGCGGTGCCGGTCTCGGTCAGCGTGATGAGGTCATAGGGCGTGTAGTTGACCAGACCCAGGGCCGAAAGATTACGCAGCG
This region includes:
- a CDS encoding metal-dependent transcriptional regulator; this translates as MADIELSAALEDYLERIYLIERKKHAARAKDIAMALGVRASSVTSALRNLSALGLVNYTPYDLITLTETGTAMAKEIFGRHTALRSFLEKVLGVDAEEADRTACKMEHTVSKTVMERFRKYADYVERCPGGTAAAGTDFSQFVAQNCSNKTKDCPYCSLLASADKKE
- the gltX gene encoding glutamate--tRNA ligase — its product is MAEEVRVRFPPSPTGYLHIGGARTALYNWLFARQHGGKLVLRIEDTDEERSTQAAIDGIISGLRWLNLDWDEGPYFQTDFTREHMAAARRLLERGLAYKCFCTKEELEAKRQRALAEKRNPGYDGHCRHLSPEEIARLEADGRPCVIRFRVPERSGNLFYDDQVLGRIERAYADIEDFVIVRSNGQPLYLLCNVVDDIRDRITHIIRGQDHMTNTTRQVLLYEALGAPLPVFAHIPLTLDVQKQKISKRKHGEIVAVQFYEERGFLPWALCNFLALLGWNPGTGQEYFTREEMLAAFSLDRINRANAVFNYQPGDAKFFTDPKLIAMNEHYLRTLDPEELARLVQPVLEKAGIWQEDFAAGGARRQWYLDTLVLTRDRFHTLNDFASLGRAYFADDFAIDEKTLQKRVLKEPRLKNWLPELSGRLAALARFSGEAAEQLCRAMEEEQGVKPGTIMNAMRTLLTGQAAGPAMPDLLHTLGQSRICRRLAHVDQFFD